The DNA segment GCCGGGGCTGGTCCTGTCCGAGCCCCAGGTGGTTCCACCCAAGCCGGACCATCTGGATTTGGATGAGGAGAAGGAAGCGGAGCCGGTGCCGGACTGGGCGCGGGCCGGCGCCCCCAGCGAGCCGACGCCCACCCGTCCGCTCACCCCCTCGCGCCCCGACAAGGCGGAACCGTCGGTGCGCTCGCCTCTAGGGCCGGATGACGGGCTGGGCTTCAAGCGCGGCAACCTGATCCACAAGCTGTTGCAGATCCTGCCCGACATGCCGGCGGCGCGCTGGCGGGAGGCCGCCGAGGGCTGGCTGGCCCGCCCGGCCCACGGGCTGACGCCGGAGCAGCAGGCGGAGATCGCATCGGAAACGCTGGCGGTGCTCACCGATCCGCGCTTCGCCGATCTGTTCGCCCCCGGCAGCCGGGCGGAGGTGCCCATCGTCGGCATGGTGGGCGGCCGCGTGCTGTCCGGCCAGATCGACCGGCTGGTGGTCACGGATGCCGCCGTGCTGATCGTGGACTACAAGACCAACCGCCCCCCGCCGGTGCGGGAGGAGGATGTGCCGGAGATCTATCTGGAGCAGATGGCCGCCTATCGCGCCGCGGTGCAGCGCATCTATGCGGACAAGCCGATCCGCTGCCTGCTGCTCTGGACCGACGGCCCCTACACGATGGAGCTGACCCCCGCCCGGCTGGACGCGCACGCGCCGGGGTGAGGAGCCACTCCGGGCGGGATCGGCCCTTCGTCCTGTCCATAAAGTGACGTCCATGAAGCAGTGCCCACTGCGTGCGGGCTGCCTCACCCCGCCCGGCTGAATTCATCAAATGCGGCCCTAATTCTTCTGATTTGTGGCTGAACCTCCGCACCCATGAGCAGAGTGGTGTCGGAAACAGCGCAATCAGAAGGCGGCTGCGTTAGGGGGCGGTGCGGGCGGTGCTGGGTGTACAGCCATCCGCCTGCCTCCCGGATCGGAAGCCGCCCCGAAGCGCACCCGGTCGGGCAGTGTCGGCCTTTGCCCAAGGCCGGCCAACAGGGGGCGGCAGCGGTCATGAAACTCCATTCGCTTCAGGCACTGCGTGCGGCGGCGGCCATGCTGGTCGTGATCGATCATGCCATCCTGTTCCTCGTCTGGAACGGCGCGCTGCCCAGAGCCCCGTACGAGCACCTGGCCTGGTTCCTGGGCGGCCTGGGCGTCTATGTCTTCTTCGTCATCAGCGGCTTCATCATGATGCACGCCAGCGGCGACATGTTCGGCACCGGTGCGACGGGCCGGTTCCTGCTGAGGCGGGCCGTCAGGATCGTGCCGCTGTACTGGGCCGGCACCACCCTCATCATCATGCTTCGCATCCTGGAGGGGAATGCTCCCAGCCTCCATGAAGTCACGACATCCGTCGCCTTCATCACCGCGCCGAACGAGCAGGGCAAGTCGATGCGGCCACTCCTGGGCCAGGGCTGGACCCTGACCTACGAGGCGATGTTCTACGTCGTCTTCTCCGTAGGACTCGTCTTCCGCCGCCGTCTGGGATTGCCGCTGATCGTCGGCGGCCTCATTGCCGTCATCGGGCTCGGCACGCTGCACAAGCCATTGTCCGACACGTCGGGGGCGACGGACTGGGCCGCCTTCTACACCGATCCGATTCTGATCCTGTTCGCGGTGGGGATCGGGGTCCATGCGCTGTCCCGGCGTCTGCCGCCGCTGGGAAGCGGGGCGGCCCTGTCGCTGGCCGCCGTGACGATGGCAGCGGCCGTGCTGCTGTTCGTCAGTGCGATCCAGGCCTATCCGGTCAGCCTTTCCTGGACCCTGATCATCTTCGCCCTGGCCACGCTCTGCGTGCTGTTCGCCACGCTGGACCGGGATTCTGCCTGTGGGCGCTTCGGCGCGGCGCTGGGCCGGCTGGGGGATGCCTCCTACGCCGTTTATATCTTCCATTCCTTCGTGATCATGGTTGCCGGCCGGGTGCTGATGAAGATCGGCCTTCTGAACCCATGGATTTTCGTCCCGCTGATCATCGTCGCGAGCGGCGTGCTGGGACACCTGATCCACATCTATTTCGAAAAGCCGGTGATGAAGGTGCTGAACGGCTGGATCGAAAGGTGGGCAGCCGCGCGGAGGGCGGGCACGACCTCCACCGGTGCGGCCGTGTGGACCGGGGCGGCCCGGTCCTGAGGTGCCTGCCTC comes from the Indioceanicola profundi genome and includes:
- a CDS encoding acyltransferase family protein, with product MKLHSLQALRAAAAMLVVIDHAILFLVWNGALPRAPYEHLAWFLGGLGVYVFFVISGFIMMHASGDMFGTGATGRFLLRRAVRIVPLYWAGTTLIIMLRILEGNAPSLHEVTTSVAFITAPNEQGKSMRPLLGQGWTLTYEAMFYVVFSVGLVFRRRLGLPLIVGGLIAVIGLGTLHKPLSDTSGATDWAAFYTDPILILFAVGIGVHALSRRLPPLGSGAALSLAAVTMAAAVLLFVSAIQAYPVSLSWTLIIFALATLCVLFATLDRDSACGRFGAALGRLGDASYAVYIFHSFVIMVAGRVLMKIGLLNPWIFVPLIIVASGVLGHLIHIYFEKPVMKVLNGWIERWAAARRAGTTSTGAAVWTGAARS